One segment of Thioflexithrix psekupsensis DNA contains the following:
- the trmL gene encoding tRNA (uridine(34)/cytosine(34)/5-carboxymethylaminomethyluridine(34)-2'-O)-methyltransferase TrmL encodes MFHCILYQPEIPPNTGNIIRLCANAGFTLHVIEPLGFVWDDKRLKRAGLDYHEWARVRHHANLSACLVQLSESRIFACSTKSETNYSQINYRAQDAFLFGPETRGLPLDVLHQFHTEQRIRIPMQANSRSLNLSNSVAIILYEAWRQVGFC; translated from the coding sequence ATGTTTCACTGCATTTTATATCAACCCGAAATTCCACCCAATACAGGCAATATTATTCGACTTTGTGCGAATGCAGGGTTTACGCTGCATGTCATAGAACCTTTGGGTTTTGTGTGGGATGATAAGCGGTTAAAACGAGCGGGCTTGGATTACCACGAATGGGCGCGGGTTCGGCATCACGCGAATTTGTCCGCGTGTTTGGTGCAATTGTCCGAATCTCGCATTTTTGCATGCAGCACCAAGTCGGAAACTAATTACAGTCAAATCAATTATCGCGCCCAAGATGCGTTTTTATTTGGCCCTGAAACGCGAGGTTTGCCTTTAGATGTATTGCATCAATTTCATACTGAACAACGTATTCGCATTCCCATGCAAGCCAACAGTCGCAGTTTAAACCTTTCTAATTCGGTGGCAATTATTTTATACGAGGCATGGCGGCAAGTGGGATTTTGTTGA
- the trpB gene encoding tryptophan synthase subunit beta, translating into MTHHTLLGDSPLPDASGHFGRYGGIFVAETLMQPLSELQQAYQYYRHDPQFQAELDRDLHHYVGRPSPLYHAERWSNQLGGAQIYLKREDLNHTGAHKINSALGQALLAKRMGKTRIIAETGAGQHGVASATVAARLGLECVVYMGAEDIKRQSVNVYRMRLLGAEVRAVTSGSKTLKDALNEAMRDWVTNVDNTFYIIGTVAGPHPYPAMVRDFQAIIGREAREQMLAMTGRLPDALCACVGGGSNAMGLFFPFLADENVALYGVEAGGDGVETGRHAAPLNAGKPGVLHGNRTYLMMDAHGQIAETHSISAGLDYPGVGPEHAWLKDIGRAHYVTVTDTQALQAFHQLTRIEGIMPALESSHALAYCQQLAPTLTPEQSIIVNLSGRGDKDINTVATLEGIQI; encoded by the coding sequence ATGACTCACCACACTTTATTGGGAGATTCGCCCTTACCTGATGCGTCGGGTCATTTTGGGCGTTACGGCGGCATTTTTGTGGCGGAAACGCTGATGCAGCCTTTATCAGAATTACAACAAGCCTATCAATATTATCGCCACGATCCCCAATTCCAAGCGGAATTAGACCGCGATTTACACCATTACGTCGGCCGTCCTTCACCTTTGTACCACGCTGAACGCTGGTCAAACCAATTGGGTGGCGCGCAAATTTATTTAAAACGAGAAGATTTAAACCACACCGGCGCACATAAAATTAACAGTGCATTAGGTCAGGCTTTACTCGCCAAGCGTATGGGTAAAACTCGTATTATTGCAGAAACGGGCGCAGGTCAACATGGCGTGGCCAGTGCGACGGTGGCAGCGCGTTTGGGCTTGGAATGTGTGGTTTACATGGGCGCGGAGGACATTAAACGGCAATCGGTGAATGTGTATCGAATGCGTTTACTCGGCGCGGAAGTGCGCGCAGTCACTTCTGGTTCTAAAACGTTAAAAGACGCACTCAACGAAGCCATGCGCGATTGGGTGACGAATGTTGATAATACATTTTATATTATTGGCACGGTGGCGGGGCCACACCCTTATCCGGCGATGGTGCGCGATTTTCAAGCGATTATTGGCCGCGAAGCCCGCGAGCAAATGTTAGCGATGACGGGACGTTTACCGGATGCTTTATGTGCTTGTGTGGGGGGCGGATCGAATGCGATGGGCTTATTTTTCCCGTTTTTAGCGGATGAAAATGTGGCTTTATACGGTGTGGAAGCGGGAGGAGATGGCGTTGAAACCGGCCGCCATGCCGCGCCATTAAATGCAGGTAAACCCGGTGTGTTGCATGGAAATCGCACTTATTTGATGATGGATGCCCACGGACAAATTGCAGAAACACATTCTATTTCTGCGGGTTTGGATTATCCCGGTGTAGGGCCTGAACATGCGTGGTTGAAAGACATTGGCCGCGCCCATTACGTCACGGTGACCGATACGCAAGCCTTGCAAGCGTTTCACCAATTAACCCGCATTGAAGGAATTATGCCTGCGTTAGAATCAAGCCACGCGCTGGCGTATTGTCAACAACTCGCACCCACCTTGACACCAGAACAAAGCATTATTGTGAATTTGTCAGGCCGCGGGGATAAAGATATTAATACTGTAGCGACTTTGGAAGGAATTCAAATATGA
- the lptM gene encoding LPS translocon maturation chaperone LptM: MKILILSLFSLLLLGCGQKGALQRPADVAPPVASTSVDDPAAPKKSP; the protein is encoded by the coding sequence ATGAAAATTTTAATACTCAGCTTATTCTCCTTGTTATTATTAGGATGTGGGCAAAAAGGGGCTTTACAACGCCCCGCTGATGTCGCACCGCCGGTGGCTTCTACTTCGGTAGATGACCCCGCCGCGCCTAAAAAATCGCCTTAA
- the trpA gene encoding tryptophan synthase subunit alpha, producing the protein MKRINACFNQLKAKQQAALIPFITAGDPSVPLTVTLMHTLVDSGADIIELGMPFSDPMADGPVIQRASERALAAGTTLYDVLHIVSTFRQTNSDTPVVLMGYVNPVENMGYAEFAKAAHQAGVDGILLVDLPPEEIGELGDLFRQHELDPIFLLSPTTTHERIARISEVASGYLYYVSLKGVTGSAKLDTHAVAEKLRDIRSITNLPIGVGFGIRDAESAAQIAQISDAVIVGSALLQQIEQADPSQLTQTVTTWFGALHHAVVAVANKN; encoded by the coding sequence ATGAAGCGAATTAACGCCTGTTTTAACCAGTTAAAAGCGAAACAACAAGCGGCGTTAATTCCGTTTATTACCGCGGGCGATCCTTCTGTGCCATTAACGGTGACATTAATGCACACTTTAGTGGATTCGGGAGCGGATATTATTGAATTAGGAATGCCTTTTTCTGATCCGATGGCGGATGGCCCTGTGATTCAGCGTGCCAGTGAGCGGGCGTTGGCTGCGGGAACGACGTTATATGATGTGTTGCATATTGTCAGTACCTTTAGACAAACCAATTCTGATACGCCGGTGGTATTAATGGGTTATGTGAATCCTGTGGAAAACATGGGCTATGCGGAATTTGCTAAAGCCGCACATCAAGCAGGAGTGGATGGCATTTTATTGGTGGATTTACCACCTGAAGAAATTGGGGAATTAGGCGATTTATTTCGTCAACATGAATTAGACCCTATTTTTCTGTTATCTCCCACCACAACCCATGAGCGCATTGCCCGTATTAGCGAAGTGGCCAGTGGTTATTTATATTACGTTTCCTTAAAAGGGGTAACGGGCAGTGCTAAATTGGATACACACGCGGTGGCAGAAAAGTTACGCGATATTCGGAGTATAACAAATTTACCGATTGGGGTGGGTTTTGGCATACGTGATGCGGAATCAGCGGCACAAATTGCGCAGATCAGCGATGCGGTGATTGTGGGCAGTGCGTTGTTGCAACAAATTGAGCAAGCCGATCCCAGTCAACTGACCCAAACAGTGACCACATGGTTTGGCGCATTACATCACGCGGTGGTGGCCGTCGCAAACAAGAATTAA
- the waaC gene encoding lipopolysaccharide heptosyltransferase I, translated as MTVSAILLIKLSSLGDVIHTLPALSDARRIWPELQIDWVVEEAFVPVAGWHPAVRTVIPIALRRWRHHWRDLWREFPPFRAQLRAQTYDQVIDAQGLLKSAIVAAQARGTRYGFDRHSSRESLSHWFYQQHIAVPKQAHAVERTRQLFARILGYACPTTPPDYGIAGHFEKQHAAHPTLIFLHGTTWSSKHWPIAHWQSLAQLAVDAGYHVQVAWGSALEQARASAIMAVHPHVSLIPRTDLAGMAQVMLQAKAVVGVDTGLSHLAAALSVPSVTVYSATAPERTGTYGTKQVHLQAAFPCSPCLRRHCYYQGKYYTSPVCARDLSVERVWMAIEMLI; from the coding sequence ATGACGGTGTCCGCTATTCTACTCATCAAACTGTCTTCACTGGGCGATGTGATTCACACCTTGCCTGCGCTGAGTGATGCGCGCCGAATTTGGCCAGAATTACAAATCGATTGGGTGGTGGAAGAGGCTTTTGTGCCGGTGGCGGGTTGGCATCCGGCGGTGCGTACTGTTATACCTATCGCATTACGACGCTGGCGACACCATTGGCGTGATTTATGGCGAGAATTTCCCCCATTTCGTGCGCAATTGCGGGCGCAAACCTACGATCAAGTGATTGATGCACAAGGATTATTAAAAAGTGCCATTGTCGCTGCGCAAGCGCGGGGAACTCGTTATGGTTTTGATCGCCATTCCAGTCGTGAATCTTTAAGCCATTGGTTTTACCAACAACACATTGCCGTGCCAAAACAAGCCCATGCGGTAGAACGGACACGCCAATTGTTTGCGCGAATACTGGGTTATGCGTGTCCGACTACGCCACCAGATTACGGGATTGCGGGACATTTTGAAAAACAACACGCGGCACATCCCACGCTTATTTTTCTACATGGTACGACATGGAGCAGTAAACATTGGCCTATTGCCCACTGGCAATCGTTGGCACAATTAGCAGTGGACGCGGGGTATCACGTGCAAGTGGCTTGGGGAAGTGCGTTAGAACAAGCGCGTGCCAGTGCCATTATGGCCGTGCATCCCCATGTCAGTTTGATTCCGCGCACCGATTTGGCGGGCATGGCGCAAGTGATGTTACAAGCCAAAGCGGTAGTCGGTGTGGATACGGGATTGTCACACTTGGCAGCCGCGTTGTCTGTGCCGTCTGTCACGGTGTATAGCGCGACCGCTCCCGAACGCACTGGCACTTACGGCACAAAACAAGTCCATTTACAAGCGGCATTTCCCTGTTCTCCGTGTTTACGTCGCCACTGTTATTATCAGGGAAAATATTACACTTCTCCTGTATGCGCCCGCGATTTGAGTGTAGAACGTGTGTGGATGGCGATAGAAATGTTGATTTAA
- a CDS encoding SpoIIE family protein phosphatase — MRLLRDLPIKNKLRIINLFSSALILSLVATAFIVYDRETSRRKMEQDLYILARVVGMNSNAGLVFDDSNMIQENITTLRADSSIMLGRVFKQNGESVASYYRQDLSDLAQQQAHLSKLSYFFFHSARSSEFPTVDYHPEGEYVFFHDDYVNVYLPIILSDKFRGTIFIRSDLEALKSRLQWALIIVAVVLTIALFISSLLTSFFQRSITLPLSSLLQTMNKVSHEKIYSLREEKESNDEIGMLVDGFNQMLMTIELREQELALANTEIMELNERLKAENLRMGAELEVTRRLQTMILPRDQELAHIADLEIAGIMEPADEVGGDYYDVLHHEGQTKIGIGDVTGHGLESGVLMLMVQMAVRTLLINGVKNNRQFLTVLNRAVYENVKRMGTDKNLTLLLLDYEKGHLRFTGQHEELLVVNRNGHVERIDTLDLGFMVGVEANIDHLVHEQEIFLQPGEGVVLYTDGITEARNPNKEMYGVERLCTVISKHWHLGSIGLREAILADLHHHIDYQKIADDITLVVLKRRC; from the coding sequence ATGCGTTTATTACGTGATTTACCGATTAAGAATAAATTACGCATTATTAATTTGTTTTCAAGCGCATTGATTTTGTCACTGGTTGCGACGGCTTTCATTGTGTATGATCGGGAGACTTCTCGTCGAAAAATGGAGCAAGATTTGTACATTTTAGCACGGGTTGTGGGGATGAACAGCAACGCAGGTTTGGTTTTTGACGATTCCAATATGATTCAAGAAAATATTACTACGTTAAGAGCCGATTCCAGTATTATGCTCGGTCGCGTGTTTAAACAAAATGGAGAATCTGTTGCCAGTTATTACCGACAAGACCTAAGCGATTTAGCACAACAACAAGCCCATTTATCCAAATTAAGCTATTTCTTTTTCCACAGTGCGCGGTCGTCTGAATTTCCCACCGTAGATTATCACCCTGAGGGAGAATATGTTTTTTTTCACGATGATTATGTGAATGTTTATTTGCCCATTATTTTAAGTGATAAGTTTCGGGGAACTATTTTTATTCGTTCGGATTTGGAGGCGTTAAAATCCCGTTTACAATGGGCATTAATTATCGTTGCTGTGGTACTCACCATTGCGCTGTTTATTTCTAGTTTATTAACCAGTTTTTTTCAACGTTCGATTACTTTACCATTATCCAGTTTATTGCAAACGATGAATAAAGTTTCTCATGAAAAAATTTATTCGTTACGGGAAGAAAAGGAAAGTAATGACGAAATTGGTATGTTGGTTGATGGTTTTAATCAAATGCTCATGACCATCGAATTGCGTGAGCAAGAATTGGCCTTAGCCAATACCGAAATTATGGAGTTAAATGAACGCTTAAAAGCTGAAAATTTACGCATGGGCGCGGAATTAGAAGTGACTCGTCGTTTACAAACCATGATTTTACCGCGAGATCAGGAATTGGCGCATATTGCTGATTTAGAAATTGCTGGCATCATGGAGCCAGCCGACGAGGTGGGCGGCGATTATTATGATGTATTGCATCATGAAGGTCAGACTAAAATTGGTATTGGCGATGTGACGGGACACGGTTTAGAAAGTGGCGTGTTAATGCTCATGGTGCAAATGGCTGTGCGCACTTTATTAATTAATGGCGTTAAAAATAATCGTCAATTCTTAACGGTATTAAATCGCGCTGTCTATGAAAATGTAAAGCGCATGGGAACGGATAAAAATTTAACTTTATTGCTATTAGATTATGAAAAAGGCCATTTGCGTTTCACCGGGCAACATGAAGAATTGTTGGTGGTAAATCGCAACGGACATGTGGAACGAATTGATACTTTAGATTTGGGTTTTATGGTGGGTGTGGAAGCGAATATTGATCATTTGGTGCATGAACAGGAAATATTTTTACAACCCGGTGAAGGTGTGGTGTTGTACACTGATGGCATCACAGAAGCTCGTAATCCAAACAAGGAAATGTATGGTGTAGAGCGACTGTGTACCGTTATCAGTAAACATTGGCATTTGGGCAGCATTGGACTGCGAGAAGCCATTTTAGCGGATTTGCATCATCACATTGATTACCAGAAAATTGCTGATGATATTACTTTGGTGGTGTTAAAACGGCGTTGTTAA
- the ppa gene encoding inorganic diphosphatase, whose amino-acid sequence MNLDRVPPGKNLPDEINVIIEIPAHSDPVKYEVDKETGAMFVDRFMNVAMHYPCNYGYIPHTLSEDGDPVDVLVITPIPIISGSVIQCRPLAVLRMTDESGPDAKIVAVPKDKLSTLYREVKTIDDLRPELLKQISHFFEHYKDLEANKWVKIEGWADVEAAKKEIVDSVARYNQAQPKPMF is encoded by the coding sequence ATGAATTTAGACCGCGTCCCGCCCGGTAAAAACCTCCCTGATGAAATCAACGTCATCATCGAAATCCCTGCGCACAGTGATCCCGTCAAGTACGAAGTGGATAAAGAAACAGGGGCGATGTTTGTTGATCGATTCATGAACGTGGCAATGCACTATCCCTGCAACTATGGTTACATTCCACATACGCTGTCTGAAGATGGCGACCCGGTGGATGTGTTGGTGATTACACCGATTCCGATTATCAGTGGTTCTGTCATTCAATGTCGTCCGTTGGCGGTTTTGCGTATGACTGATGAATCTGGCCCTGATGCCAAAATTGTCGCCGTGCCAAAAGACAAGTTATCCACTTTATACCGCGAAGTGAAAACTATCGACGATTTGCGCCCCGAACTGCTCAAACAAATCTCCCATTTTTTTGAACATTACAAAGACTTAGAAGCCAATAAGTGGGTGAAAATAGAAGGCTGGGCAGACGTTGAAGCGGCCAAAAAAGAGATTGTCGATTCTGTGGCGCGCTACAACCAAGCACAACCTAAACCGATGTTTTAA
- the purE gene encoding 5-(carboxyamino)imidazole ribonucleotide mutase has protein sequence MTDIVVGIVMGSDSDLPVMQGAATVLETLQVNFELTIVSAHRTPKRLFDYAQTAEARGLSVIIAGAGGAAHLPGMVASLTCLPVIGVPIKTSTLNGQDSLLSIVQMPAGVPVATVAINNAQNAGILAAQIVAIKFPAIRAQICRYKSELEQMVLAKAEKLEQLGYSQYLADYQLP, from the coding sequence ATGACTGATATTGTGGTGGGTATTGTGATGGGGAGTGATTCGGATTTGCCCGTGATGCAAGGCGCGGCTACGGTCTTAGAAACGTTGCAAGTGAATTTTGAATTAACCATTGTTTCGGCACATCGCACGCCTAAGCGTTTGTTTGATTATGCGCAAACCGCAGAGGCGCGTGGTTTATCCGTGATTATTGCGGGTGCGGGGGGTGCGGCGCATTTGCCCGGTATGGTGGCTTCGTTGACGTGTTTACCCGTCATTGGCGTGCCAATTAAAACATCGACTTTAAATGGACAAGATTCGTTATTATCGATTGTGCAAATGCCCGCGGGCGTTCCTGTGGCAACGGTAGCCATTAATAATGCACAAAATGCAGGCATTTTGGCCGCGCAAATTGTGGCGATTAAATTTCCTGCTATTCGGGCGCAAATTTGTCGTTATAAATCTGAATTAGAACAGATGGTATTGGCTAAAGCTGAAAAATTAGAACAATTGGGTTATAGTCAATATTTGGCGGATTATCAATTGCCTTAA
- the lysA gene encoding diaminopimelate decarboxylase: MTLNAPFSYQNGMLHAEAVNLEHLADQVGTPCFVYSKQRLQDNWWAFDRALQPIPHLICYAVKANSNIAVLSILAQLGSGFDIVSGGELTRVLTAGAPANKIVFSGVGKSIAEMKQALEANILCFNVESEAELTRLNQVAGEMGLKARISLRVNPDVDARTHPYISTGLKQNKFGIAITEAPSLYAKAQQLPHLEITGVDCHIGSQLLDLAPFADALQRILQLVKQLEQQKIQLHHIDFGGGLGVRYREEEPPEIVDYANVLLEQWQNLPYTLLLEPGRAIAADAGILLTRVEFLKNGEAKNFAIVDAAMNDLIRPALYGAWQRIEPVFVADTPSADPLCYDIVGPVCETGDFLGKDRYLRVNEGDLLAVHQAGAYGFAMSSNYNTRGRAAEILVSGHQWQCVRRRETVEDLLALESIATI; encoded by the coding sequence ATGACGCTTAATGCTCCTTTTTCCTATCAAAACGGCATGTTACATGCCGAAGCCGTTAATTTAGAACACCTTGCTGATCAAGTGGGAACGCCTTGTTTTGTTTATTCTAAACAGCGATTACAAGACAATTGGTGGGCATTTGATCGCGCCTTGCAACCCATTCCTCATCTGATATGCTATGCGGTCAAGGCCAATTCCAATATAGCGGTTCTTTCTATTTTAGCGCAATTAGGTTCTGGATTTGACATTGTTTCTGGTGGAGAATTAACCCGCGTATTAACCGCAGGCGCACCCGCTAATAAAATTGTTTTTTCTGGAGTGGGTAAAAGTATCGCTGAAATGAAACAAGCCTTAGAGGCTAATATTTTATGTTTTAACGTGGAATCAGAAGCAGAATTGACGCGCCTTAATCAAGTGGCTGGAGAAATGGGATTGAAAGCGCGCATTTCTTTGCGGGTCAATCCTGATGTCGATGCCCGCACTCACCCTTATATCTCAACGGGATTGAAACAAAATAAATTTGGTATTGCGATTACTGAAGCCCCTAGTTTGTATGCGAAAGCACAGCAATTGCCACATCTTGAAATAACAGGCGTGGATTGTCACATTGGTTCTCAGTTGTTAGACTTAGCTCCTTTTGCCGATGCACTACAACGCATTTTGCAATTGGTCAAGCAACTCGAACAACAAAAAATTCAATTGCATCATATTGATTTTGGTGGCGGTTTGGGCGTGCGCTACCGAGAAGAAGAACCACCAGAAATAGTGGATTATGCGAATGTTTTATTAGAACAATGGCAAAATCTGCCTTACACTTTGCTGTTAGAACCCGGTCGGGCAATCGCCGCGGATGCGGGTATTTTGTTGACGCGGGTGGAATTTTTAAAAAACGGTGAAGCGAAAAATTTTGCGATTGTTGATGCGGCCATGAACGATCTGATTCGTCCCGCATTGTATGGCGCATGGCAACGTATTGAGCCTGTGTTTGTGGCCGACACGCCGTCTGCCGATCCACTTTGTTACGACATCGTGGGGCCTGTGTGCGAAACGGGAGATTTTTTGGGCAAAGATCGGTATTTACGGGTGAATGAAGGCGATTTATTAGCGGTGCATCAGGCGGGGGCTTATGGTTTTGCCATGAGTTCTAACTACAATACCCGCGGCCGCGCCGCAGAAATACTGGTGTCTGGTCATCAATGGCAATGTGTGCGACGGCGCGAAACGGTCGAAGACCTACTGGCTTTGGAAAGCATTGCCACAATTTAG
- a CDS encoding phosphoribosylanthranilate isomerase, with protein MIPIQPRIKICGVTRCEDALLACQWGADALGFVFYEPSPRAVTVAQAQAIFQILPPFVTTVGLFVDATVEFVQHVLQQIPLDRLQFHGDESPEYCHAFARPYIKALRVRENGNITAAIADYPHAQAILLDTYVESAKGGTGVCFNWQYVPRPCAKPIILAGGLTPENVSQAIQQVSPYGVDVSGGVETAKGIKSAEKMAAFIRACRVSS; from the coding sequence ATGATTCCCATTCAACCCCGTATCAAAATTTGTGGTGTAACGCGCTGTGAAGATGCGTTATTGGCTTGCCAATGGGGGGCGGATGCGTTGGGGTTTGTCTTTTATGAACCCAGTCCTCGCGCTGTCACTGTCGCACAAGCTCAGGCTATTTTTCAAATCTTACCGCCGTTTGTCACCACGGTGGGTTTATTTGTGGATGCCACGGTGGAATTTGTCCAGCATGTTTTACAGCAAATTCCCTTAGATCGGTTACAATTTCATGGCGATGAATCTCCTGAGTATTGCCATGCCTTCGCTCGTCCTTACATCAAAGCCTTGCGGGTTCGGGAAAATGGCAATATTACCGCTGCCATTGCCGACTATCCTCACGCCCAAGCGATTTTATTAGATACCTATGTCGAATCCGCCAAAGGTGGCACCGGCGTTTGTTTTAACTGGCAATACGTGCCTCGTCCATGTGCCAAGCCGATCATTTTGGCGGGGGGATTAACGCCTGAAAATGTCTCACAAGCGATACAGCAAGTGTCTCCCTATGGCGTGGATGTCAGTGGCGGAGTTGAAACCGCTAAAGGCATCAAATCGGCTGAAAAAATGGCCGCCTTTATTCGTGCTTGTCGCGTATCCTCTTAA
- a CDS encoding 5-(carboxyamino)imidazole ribonucleotide synthase: MNTTRFSYPLKKIGLIGGGQLGKMTAQAAREMGFAIYVLDPQIQCPAASIADKHIIGSLYDSVKIRELAHLSDVLTYEIEHVDIETLKQLYDQGYPIYPSPYVLEVIQDKWRQKQVLAQHHIPVPKFQAVDDLNATFLAQAKFPLVQKARRGGYDGKGVAILRSIEDKEKILPVPSMIEEFVAFKKELAIMIARDKQGNIACYPVVEMVFDDRTNICDIVAAPATISPALAEQARKIAVDAICALDGIGVFGVEMFLTQDDQILVNEIAPRPHNSGHYTIEACLTSQFEQLVRIVSDLPLGSAKLLSPAVMLNLLGEAGYQGRPVITGLVETLSIAGLSFHFYDKSITRPFRKMGHITLLADDIETALMALDNVKKTLKIQGEDMIHD; the protein is encoded by the coding sequence ATGAATACAACACGTTTTTCTTATCCACTAAAAAAAATTGGCTTAATTGGCGGTGGTCAATTGGGCAAAATGACCGCTCAAGCGGCACGAGAAATGGGTTTTGCCATCTATGTGTTAGACCCGCAAATTCAATGCCCTGCGGCCTCTATTGCCGATAAGCATATTATTGGCAGTTTATATGATTCGGTTAAAATTCGGGAATTAGCCCATTTAAGTGATGTTTTAACTTATGAAATTGAACATGTTGATATTGAGACGTTAAAACAATTATATGATCAAGGTTATCCCATTTATCCATCGCCTTATGTATTAGAAGTGATTCAGGATAAATGGCGACAAAAACAAGTGTTAGCACAACATCATATTCCCGTGCCTAAATTTCAAGCCGTTGATGATTTAAATGCCACGTTTTTAGCACAGGCTAAATTTCCTTTGGTACAAAAAGCCCGCCGTGGGGGTTATGATGGTAAAGGCGTGGCGATTTTGCGCAGTATAGAAGATAAAGAAAAAATTCTTCCCGTGCCTTCCATGATCGAGGAATTTGTGGCGTTTAAAAAAGAATTGGCCATTATGATTGCCAGAGATAAACAAGGCAATATTGCCTGTTATCCTGTGGTGGAAATGGTCTTTGATGATCGCACGAATATTTGCGATATTGTCGCCGCTCCTGCCACGATTTCTCCCGCTTTAGCTGAACAAGCGAGAAAAATCGCTGTCGATGCGATTTGTGCATTAGATGGAATTGGGGTATTTGGGGTGGAAATGTTTTTAACGCAAGACGATCAAATTCTGGTGAATGAAATCGCGCCGCGGCCGCATAATTCAGGGCATTATACCATTGAAGCCTGTCTCACCAGTCAATTTGAACAATTGGTGCGTATTGTCAGCGATTTGCCGTTGGGAAGTGCAAAATTATTAAGTCCTGCGGTGATGTTGAATTTATTGGGCGAAGCGGGTTATCAAGGTCGTCCCGTGATTACAGGATTGGTGGAAACATTAAGTATTGCGGGTTTATCTTTTCATTTTTATGATAAATCAATTACGCGGCCATTTCGCAAAATGGGACATATTACTTTATTAGCCGATGATATAGAAACGGCATTGATGGCATTAGATAATGTGAAGAAAACCCTTAAAATCCAAGGTGAGGATATGATTCATGACTGA